A single genomic interval of Mesoplodon densirostris isolate mMesDen1 chromosome 8, mMesDen1 primary haplotype, whole genome shotgun sequence harbors:
- the LOC132495321 gene encoding centromere protein X-like: MEEIGTGFRKELVSKLLHLHFKDNKTKVSGDALQLTAELLKIFVVEAAIRSIRQAQAEDLAQVDVEQLEKVLPQLLLDF, translated from the coding sequence ATGGAGGAAATCGGCACTGGCTTCCGGAAAGAGCTGGTGAGCAAGCTGCTGCACTTGCATTTTAAAGACAACAAGACCAAAGTCAGCGGGGACGCGCTGCAGCTCACGGCCGAGCTGCTCAAGATCTTCGTTGTGGAAGCGGCCATCCGCAGCATCCGGCAGGCCCAGGCAGAGGACCTGGCCCAAGTGGACGTGGAGCAGCTGGAGAAGGTGCTGCCTCAGCTGCTTCTGGACTTCTAG